GCAGGCCAATCACCTTATGCGCTTCGCTCATGTTCCACGCCACCATCAGCAGCAGGGCGGCCATCGCCGAGAGCGGAAGCCAGGAGAGCAGCGGGGCGAGCGCCAGCAGCGCTAACAGCACCAGTAGCGCATGGAACACCGCGGCGACAGGCGAAGTAGCACCCGCGCGGACGTTGGCCGCCGAACGGGCTATCGCGGCGGTGGCGGTGATGCCGCCAAAGAACGGCGCGACCAGATTACCAAGCCCCTGGCCGATTAGCTCACTGTTGGCGTTATGGCGCGTACCGGTCATGCCGTCCAGCACGACCGCACACAGCAGGGATTCGATAGCGCCCAGCACCGCCATAGAAAACGCGGCGGGCAGCAGCGCGCGCAGCGAATCCAGGCTTAACGTAAATGACGACCCCGGCAGATCCCACGGCAGCACCAGTTGTGGCAGGAGTGGCGGGATACCGTTGCCCTGTGTGCCGTCTGCCAGCAGATAATGAAAACGTGAACCGATGGTCGCGACATTCCCGCCCAGCAGATGAACGACGCCCATCACCGCGCAGCCCGCCAGCAGCGCCGGTAAATGCCCCGGCAGACGGATGCCGAGACGCGGCCAGAACACCAGCACGCCCAGCGTGACGATACCAATCGCCGCATCGCCAGGATTCAGACCAGGCAGCGCCACCGCCAGCGCGGCCACTTTCGGCAGGTAATGTTCCGGCATATGCGCGATGTCGAGGCCGAAAAAGTCTTTGATCTGCATGGTCGCGATGGTAATGCCGATGCCGGAGGTAAAGCCCAGCGTGACCGGCAGCGGAATATACTCAATCAGTCGCCCGAAGCGCGCCAGCCCGAACAGAATTAAAAAGATACCCGAGAGCAGCGTCGCCACCAGCAGTCCGGAAAGCCCAAATTGCTGCGCGACAGGGTAGAGAATGACCACAAACGCGGCGGTCGGCCCCGAGACGCTGTAGCGCGAACCGCCGCTCAGCGCGATAACAATGCCCGCGATGGCGGAAGTATAGAGGCCGTATTGTGGCGGCACGCCGCTACCAATAGCCAGCGCCATGGCGAGCGGAATGGCGATAATGCCGACGGTGATGCCAGCAATCAGATCGCGGCTCAGCCGGGAGACGGTATATTTTTCACGCCAGCAGGCTTCCACCAGCGCACGGAAAGGAAGGATTTGCGAGAGATATTGGGTGTTCACGATATTTCATCCATGCGTTCACCACCATGTAAAAAAATATACGATGATGAATACATAAATCATACAAATAAAACAAAAGAATAAAAAAACCCGCCGGGGCGGGTTTTTACGCTCAGTCCGATTAATGCTCGAACATGGCGGAGATAGATTCTTCGTTGCTGATACGACGAATCGCTTCGGCCAGCATACCGGAGAGGGTCAGCGTGCGCACATTCGGCAGCGCTTTGATCTCTTCAGACAGCGGGATAGTGTCGCAGACCACCACTTCATCAATCACGGAGTTGCGCAGATTATTCAGCGCGTTGCCGGAGAAAATCGGGTGGGTGGCGTAGGCGAAAACGCGTTTAGCGCCGCGCTCTTTCAGCGCTTCAGCCGCTTTGCACAGGGTGCCGCCGGTGTCGATCATGTCATCTACCAGTACGCAGTCGCGGCCTGCCACGTCACCGATGATGTGCATCACCTGAGAGACGTTAGCGCGCGGACGACGTTTGTCGATGATCGCCATGTCGGTATCGTTGAGCAGTTTTGCGATGGCGCGAGCGCGCACCACGCCGCCGATGTCCGGAGAAACCACAATCGGGTTATCCAGGTTCTGCTGCAGCATATCTTCCAGCAGAATCGGGCTGCCGAAGACGTTATCTACCGGCACATCGAAGAAGCCCTGAATCTGTTCTGCGTGCAGGTCCACAGTGAGAACGCGGTCAACCCCTACGCTGGACAGGAAATCCGCCACCACTTTCGCGGTGATAGGCACACGCGCGGAACGCACGCGACGGTCCTGACGGGCATAACCAAAATAAGGGATAACGGCGGTAATACGGCCTGCGGAAGCGCGGCGCAGGGCGTCGACCATGACAACCAGTTCCATCAGGTTGTCGTTGGTGGGGGCACAAGTGGACTGGATGATGAAAATATCACCACCGCGTACATTTTCATTAATTTGTACGCTGACTTCGCCGTCGCTAAAGCGACCGACAGCAGCGTCGCCGAGGGAAGTGTACAGGCGGTTGGCAATACGTTGTGCTAGTTCCGGGGTGGCGTTACCAGCAAAAAGCTTCATATCAGGCACGAGAAGAACCTCAGGCATGCGTCCAGTGGTGGATGGCGGCGCCGCAAAACGCGACAGGAAGCAGGTTCGCCATCCAGGCGGTGTATTTAAAGAGCATGGCGCAACGTCTGGAACAGAGGTGACGTTGTCACCACGACTCAGTTTGCCCGGCGATGGCTTGCTGTAACGGGGAGTGGTTGACGCCTCGCGCAACAAAACCCTTCAGCCATTCCGGGGCTTTCTCAAGCACCCGGAGGGCCTCGGATTCGGTGTTAAATTCAGCAAACACACAAGCTCCGGTGCCGGTCAGGCGCGACGGCGCGTATTCTAACAGCCAGGAAAGCGCGGCATCAACCTCACGAAAACGTTTTCTTGCGATATGCTCGCAATCGTTGTGAAATTCACATTTCAGCAACGTTTCCATTGACCGGACGGGCGTATCGCGCGTGAGCTCCGGATCGCCGAAAATCACGGGTGTGGGAATGCTCACGCCCGGGTGCGCCACCAGATACCATTTCTCTGCAGGGCTTGCAGGCGTCAGCAATTCGCCGACCCCTTCGGCGAAGGCCGCACGGCCGCGCACGAACACCGGCACGTCGGCACCAAGTTGCACGCCAAGGCGCGCCAGTTCATCTTCGCTAAAGCCGGTCTGCCAGAGGTGATTGAGCGCCACCAGAACCGTCGCGGCGTTGGACGAACCGCCGCCGAGCCCGCCGCCCATCGGTAAACGTTTCTCCACGCCCAGATCGGCGCCCGCGCCTTCAGGCAGTCGTCCGGTTTCACGAGCGCGCGCCATCAGAAGCCTTGCGGCGCGCATGATGAGATTGTCCTCTTGCGCCACGCCCTCAACGGGCGTCACCAGCCGAAGCTCGCCGTCCATGCGCGGCGTTATCAGCACCGTGTCGCCATAGTCGAGAAACTGAAACAGCGTCTGTAAATTGTGGTAGCCGTCGTTACGACGGCCCGTGATATATAAGAAAAGATTAAGCTTCGCCGGGGAGGGCCAACGGGTCATTATTTAACAATCCAGTTATCCATTTTGAGCTTGATGCGCTGGTCGCCTTCGTGCAGCTCCAGGTTAGAGGGCATCGCAGGCTGGGTTTTAGTGTCATAACCGCCATACACCACTTTCCAGGTTTTGCCGTTCTGGGTGTAATTCACTTCGCGTAAACGGTATTGATCGTCAAGCGAGTAGTCGGTCGCATCGCCCGGCAGGCCGACAATCCACTGGCGCAGACTATTGAGCGGAATCGGCATACCGGTCAGTTTGCCGATCATCTCCTCGGCGTCCGTGGCCTGATAGTGTTTGCCTTTGTTATCCACCAGTTCCACAGCACCCGGCTTCGCGTTCAGCTCAAGCTCGGTGCTGCCAAGCGGATTAGTGAGCAGCAGGCGATAGTTTTCTTTGCCGGTCTGCTGCCAGAAGAAACGCGCGTAGACTTTCTGCTGGTCGGAAAGATAGGCGAAAGCGCCGCGGGTCTGGAACTGCGCGAGGTTTTGCACCTGCTGTTGATGCTGTCGCCACTGGGGAGAGTCAGGGCTTTTGCCAGGGCCTTGCGGGGCATGGCTGACACAGGCGGTCAGCACCAGGCTCGCCAGCGGGGCGAGAGACCAAAAACGCACAGAAGAAATCGCCATAACAGGAACAAATCCTTGATGTTGATTGAGGTTATAACCCTTCATGCTAGCGTCAGGGGCTGAGGGCGTCTATGGTCAAGTTGTCTTAAATCATGAATCTGTCTATTACTCCAAAAGAGGCGGTTCTCTTTTATTGACCTTACGCATCCTGTATGATGCGCACAGCAAACCTTATCAACGCTGGTACTATTCCCGCTCCATGACCCTGTTAGCTCTCGGCATCAACCACAAGACGGCTCCTGTTTCGCTGCGAGAACGCGTGACGTTTTCGCCGGATACGCTCGACCAGGCGCTGGAAAGCCTGCTGTCGCAGCCGATGGTGCAGGGCGGTGTGGTGCTCTCGACGTGCAACCGTACGGAGCTTTACCTGAGCGTTGAGGAACAGGACAATTTGCACGACAAGCTCGTGCGCTGGCTGTGCGATTATCACAATCTCGACGAAGAGGAAGTGCGCAACAGCCTCTACTGGCACCACGATAACGACGCCGTCAGCCATCTGATGCGCGTCGCCAGTGGTCTCGATTCGCTGGTGCTGGGCGAGCCGCAAATCTTAGGCCAGGTGAAAAAAGCCTTCGCCGATTCTGGTCGCGGCCACGCGAACGCCAGCGAGCTGGAACGCATGTTCCAGAAATCTTTCTCCGTCGCCAAACGCGTGCGTACTGAAACCGATATCGGCGCCAGCGCCGTGTCGGTGGCGTTTGCCGCCTGTACGCTGGCGCGGCAGATTTTCGAATCGCTCTCGACGGTCACTGTGATGCTGGTCGGCGCGGGCGAAACCATCGAGCTTGCGGCCCGTCACCTGCGCGAACATAACGTGCAGAAAATGATCGTCGCCAACCGTACCCGCGAGCGCGCCCAGCGCCTGGCGGATGAAGTCGGCGCGGAGGTTATCGGGCTTGGCGATATTGACGAGCGCTTAAAAGACGCGGATATCATCATCAGCTCCACCGCAAGCCCGCTGCCGATTATCGGCAAAGGCATGATGGAACGCGCGTTGAAGGCCCGCCGCAACCAGCCGATGCTGCTGGTGGATATCGCCGTGCCGCGTGATGTCGAGCCGGAAGTAGGCAAGCTTGCCAACGCCTACCTTTACAGCGTTGACGATCTGCAGAGCATCATCCAGCACAACCTCGCGCAGCGTAAAGCCGCGGCGGTGCAGGCGGAGTCTATCGTCGAGCAAGAAGCCTGCGAATTTATGGCCTGGCTGCGCGCCCAGAGCGTCAGCGAGACCATCCGCGAGTATCGCGCCCAGGCCGAGCAGGTGCGCGAAGAGCTCACCAGCAAAGCCCTGGCGGCGCTGCGCACCGGCGGCGACGCCGAAGCCATCATGCAGGATCTGGCGCGCAAGCTGACCAACCGCCTGATCCACACCCCAACCAAATCTCTTCAGCAGGCTGCCCGTGACGGGGATGATGAACGCCTGCATATTCTGCGCAACAGCCTCGGGCTGGAGTAGCACAACACAATTCTAATTACAGGGTGATCTACCGCCTATGAAGCCTTCTATCGTTGCCAAACTGGAAGCCTTGCAGGAGCGTCATGAAGAAGTTCAGGCTCTGCTGGGCGATGCGGGTACGCTTGCCGATCAGGAGCGTTTTCGCGCACTGTCGCGCGAGTATGCCCAGCTGAGCGACGTTTCGCGCTGTTTCCTTGAATGGCGCCAGGTCCAGGAAGATATGGAAACCGCGCGCCTGATGCTAAGCGACCCGGAAATGCGCGATATGGCGCAGGACGAGCTGCTGGAAGCGAAGGCTAAAAGCGAAGCGCTGGAGCAGGAGCTTCAGCTTTTGCTGCTGCCGAAAGATCCTGACGATGAACGTAACGCGTTCGTGGAAGTGCGTGCGGGTACCGGCGGTGATGAAGCCGCGCTGTTCGCAGGCGATCTGTTCCGCATGTACAGCCGTTACGCTGAATCGCGCCGCTGGCGTGTGGAGATCATGAGCGCCAGCGAAGGCGAGCATGGCGGTTATAAAGAAGTCATCGCCAAAATCAGCGGCGAGGGCGTCTACGGGCGTCTCAAGTTTGAGTCCGGCGGGCATCGCGTACAGCGCGTTCCGGCGACCGAATCTCAGGGGCGTATCCATACCTCCGCCTGCACCGTGGCGGTGATGCCGGAGCTGCCGGAAGCCGAACTGCCGGACATCAACCCGGCGGATCTGCGTATCGACACCTTCCGCTCCTCCGGCGCGGGCGGTCAGCACGTTAACACCACCGACTCCGCCATTCGTATCACCCACCTGCCGACCGGCATTGTGGTGGAGTGCCAGGACGAGCGCTCACAGCACAAGAACAAAGCCAAAGCGCTGGCGGTGCTGGGCGCGCGCATTCACGCCGCCGAAGTGGCCAAACGCCAGCAGGCGGAAGCCTCCACGCGCCGCAACCTGCTCGGCAGCGGCGATCGCTCGGATCGCAACCGCACCTACAACTTCCCGCAGGGCCGCGTGACCGATCACCGTATCAATCTGACGCTCTACCGTCTTGACGAAGTGATGGAAGGCAAACTGGACGCGCTCATCGAGCCGATTATCCAGGAGCATCAGGCCGATCAGCTGGCGGCGCTGGCTGAGCAGGAGTAATGGAATATCAGCAGTGGCTGAAACAGGCCATCGAACGTCTCACTGCAAGTGAATCTCCGCGCCGCGACGCGGAGATCCTGCTGGCGTTTGTGACCGGCAGGACGCGCACATTTATCCTCGCCTTTGGCGAAAGCGCGCTGACTGACGATGAACTCACGCGGCTTGATGCGCTGCTGGCGCGTCGCGCCGCGGGCGAGCCGGTGGCGTATCTCATCGGCCAGCGTGAATTCTGGTCGTTGCCGCTGGAGGTTTCCCCGGCAACGCTTATCCCCCGTCCCGATACCGAATGTCTGGTGGAGCAGGCGCTGGCGCGTCTGCCTGCCACGCCGTGCCGCATTCTCGATCTCGGCACCGGCACCGGCGCGATTGCGCTGGCGCTCGCCTCTGAGCGTCCTGACTGCCACGTCACCGCGCTGGATGTCATCCCGGAGGCTGTGGCGCTTGCGAAACGCAACGCACAGCGGCTCGGCATCGATAACGTCACGGTTTTGCAAAGCCACTGGTTTTCCGCACTGACGGACGCGCGTTTTTCGCTTATCGTCAGCAATCCGCCGTATATCGATGGCGACGATCCGCATCTCTCGCAGGGCGACGTGCGTTTTGAGCCGAAAAGCGCGCTGGTGGCGGATAACGCGGGCCTGGCCGATCTTGAAACGCTGGTGACTGAGGCACGGCGATTTCTTGAGGATAACGGCTGGCTCATGCTGGAACATGGCTGGCAGCAGGGCGAGGCGGTGCGCGAACTTTTTACGCGCGCGGGCTATCAGGGTGTTGAAACCTGCCGCGATTATGGCGGTAATGAACGTCTGACGCTGGGACACTATCGCGACACACAGGATCGCAACACACAGGAGTAAGGCAGCATGGCCGCTTATTTTGCAGTAAAACACCTACATGTTCTGACGGTGGTGATTTCCATCAGTCTGTTTATTTTGCGCTACTGGTGGCAGTACCGCAGCTCGCCGATGTCCTCAAAGCGCTGGGTGCGCATTGTGCCGCATGTCAACGACACCGTATTGCTCGGCAGCGGCGTGGCGCTGGTACTCATCACGCATTTTTATCCTTTTACCCCACAGGGCGCATGGCTGACTGAAAAGCTCTTTGGCGTTATCATCTACATCGTTTTAGGC
This sequence is a window from Cronobacter sakazakii. Protein-coding genes within it:
- the dauA gene encoding C4-dicarboxylic acid transporter DauA, translating into MNTQYLSQILPFRALVEACWREKYTVSRLSRDLIAGITVGIIAIPLAMALAIGSGVPPQYGLYTSAIAGIVIALSGGSRYSVSGPTAAFVVILYPVAQQFGLSGLLVATLLSGIFLILFGLARFGRLIEYIPLPVTLGFTSGIGITIATMQIKDFFGLDIAHMPEHYLPKVAALAVALPGLNPGDAAIGIVTLGVLVFWPRLGIRLPGHLPALLAGCAVMGVVHLLGGNVATIGSRFHYLLADGTQGNGIPPLLPQLVLPWDLPGSSFTLSLDSLRALLPAAFSMAVLGAIESLLCAVVLDGMTGTRHNANSELIGQGLGNLVAPFFGGITATAAIARSAANVRAGATSPVAAVFHALLVLLALLALAPLLSWLPLSAMAALLLMVAWNMSEAHKVIGLLRRAPKDDIVVMLICMSLTVLFDMVIAISVGVVLASLLFMRRVARMTRLAPLNVSVPEDVLAVRVTGPLFFAAAEGVFTPLLAQAAGKRVIVMQWDAVPVLDAGGLDALQRFIERLPDGCELRICHLEFQPLRTLARAGVQPIPGRLAFFPGSDAALAAP
- the prs gene encoding ribose-phosphate diphosphokinase — encoded protein: MPDMKLFAGNATPELAQRIANRLYTSLGDAAVGRFSDGEVSVQINENVRGGDIFIIQSTCAPTNDNLMELVVMVDALRRASAGRITAVIPYFGYARQDRRVRSARVPITAKVVADFLSSVGVDRVLTVDLHAEQIQGFFDVPVDNVFGSPILLEDMLQQNLDNPIVVSPDIGGVVRARAIAKLLNDTDMAIIDKRRPRANVSQVMHIIGDVAGRDCVLVDDMIDTGGTLCKAAEALKERGAKRVFAYATHPIFSGNALNNLRNSVIDEVVVCDTIPLSEEIKALPNVRTLTLSGMLAEAIRRISNEESISAMFEH
- the ispE gene encoding 4-(cytidine 5'-diphospho)-2-C-methyl-D-erythritol kinase, which produces MTRWPSPAKLNLFLYITGRRNDGYHNLQTLFQFLDYGDTVLITPRMDGELRLVTPVEGVAQEDNLIMRAARLLMARARETGRLPEGAGADLGVEKRLPMGGGLGGGSSNAATVLVALNHLWQTGFSEDELARLGVQLGADVPVFVRGRAAFAEGVGELLTPASPAEKWYLVAHPGVSIPTPVIFGDPELTRDTPVRSMETLLKCEFHNDCEHIARKRFREVDAALSWLLEYAPSRLTGTGACVFAEFNTESEALRVLEKAPEWLKGFVARGVNHSPLQQAIAGQTESW
- the lolB gene encoding lipoprotein insertase outer membrane protein LolB, with protein sequence MAISSVRFWSLAPLASLVLTACVSHAPQGPGKSPDSPQWRQHQQQVQNLAQFQTRGAFAYLSDQQKVYARFFWQQTGKENYRLLLTNPLGSTELELNAKPGAVELVDNKGKHYQATDAEEMIGKLTGMPIPLNSLRQWIVGLPGDATDYSLDDQYRLREVNYTQNGKTWKVVYGGYDTKTQPAMPSNLELHEGDQRIKLKMDNWIVK
- the hemA gene encoding glutamyl-tRNA reductase, producing MTLLALGINHKTAPVSLRERVTFSPDTLDQALESLLSQPMVQGGVVLSTCNRTELYLSVEEQDNLHDKLVRWLCDYHNLDEEEVRNSLYWHHDNDAVSHLMRVASGLDSLVLGEPQILGQVKKAFADSGRGHANASELERMFQKSFSVAKRVRTETDIGASAVSVAFAACTLARQIFESLSTVTVMLVGAGETIELAARHLREHNVQKMIVANRTRERAQRLADEVGAEVIGLGDIDERLKDADIIISSTASPLPIIGKGMMERALKARRNQPMLLVDIAVPRDVEPEVGKLANAYLYSVDDLQSIIQHNLAQRKAAAVQAESIVEQEACEFMAWLRAQSVSETIREYRAQAEQVREELTSKALAALRTGGDAEAIMQDLARKLTNRLIHTPTKSLQQAARDGDDERLHILRNSLGLE
- the prfA gene encoding peptide chain release factor 1: MKPSIVAKLEALQERHEEVQALLGDAGTLADQERFRALSREYAQLSDVSRCFLEWRQVQEDMETARLMLSDPEMRDMAQDELLEAKAKSEALEQELQLLLLPKDPDDERNAFVEVRAGTGGDEAALFAGDLFRMYSRYAESRRWRVEIMSASEGEHGGYKEVIAKISGEGVYGRLKFESGGHRVQRVPATESQGRIHTSACTVAVMPELPEAELPDINPADLRIDTFRSSGAGGQHVNTTDSAIRITHLPTGIVVECQDERSQHKNKAKALAVLGARIHAAEVAKRQQAEASTRRNLLGSGDRSDRNRTYNFPQGRVTDHRINLTLYRLDEVMEGKLDALIEPIIQEHQADQLAALAEQE
- the prmC gene encoding peptide chain release factor N(5)-glutamine methyltransferase, whose protein sequence is MEYQQWLKQAIERLTASESPRRDAEILLAFVTGRTRTFILAFGESALTDDELTRLDALLARRAAGEPVAYLIGQREFWSLPLEVSPATLIPRPDTECLVEQALARLPATPCRILDLGTGTGAIALALASERPDCHVTALDVIPEAVALAKRNAQRLGIDNVTVLQSHWFSALTDARFSLIVSNPPYIDGDDPHLSQGDVRFEPKSALVADNAGLADLETLVTEARRFLEDNGWLMLEHGWQQGEAVRELFTRAGYQGVETCRDYGGNERLTLGHYRDTQDRNTQE
- the sirB2 gene encoding invasion regulator SirB2, with translation MAAYFAVKHLHVLTVVISISLFILRYWWQYRSSPMSSKRWVRIVPHVNDTVLLGSGVALVLITHFYPFTPQGAWLTEKLFGVIIYIVLGFIALGRRPRSQQVRWIAFLLGLVVLYIIVKLATTKVPLLGLI